One Natronomonas gomsonensis genomic window, GAGAGCTACCGGCAACACATCGAGTTGGCCGACGGCCTCGGCGACTACGCGACCAGCGAGATGCTCCGCGAACAGCTCGAAACGCTCGAAGAACACACCCACCACATCGAACACTACCTCGAAGACGACTCGCTCGTCCTCGAATCCGCGACGAAGTAACGCCGACTGACTATCGAACGTCGGGTGCCGACTCGTCGCTTCGTCCCGGAATCTCTACCTCGATTTCTAACTCTTGGTCACCGACGCCGTCGAAGTCGATTTCGACGTCGACCGGCTCACCGAAGGCAAACGGGAGTTCCCACTCCTCGTCGACGAGCGTGAGTTCGTCGCCGTCTCTGAGTTGTTCTCCCAGCGCTATCAGAAACTCGCCGGCTTCCTTCGAGTCAAGGCGGTATTCGGTTTCGAACGCCCGACCCGCCCGAATCGTCGTCCGCTCGTC contains:
- a CDS encoding amphi-Trp domain-containing protein, with amino-acid sequence MDDSDSATEDERTTIRAGRAFETEYRLDSKEAGEFLIALGEQLRDGDELTLVDEEWELPFAFGEPVDVEIDFDGVGDQELEIEVEIPGRSDESAPDVR